From the genome of Oxyura jamaicensis isolate SHBP4307 breed ruddy duck chromosome 2, BPBGC_Ojam_1.0, whole genome shotgun sequence, one region includes:
- the LOC118162214 gene encoding late histone H2B.L4, with product MAACGCSVRACLGEGAEMSAEAGKKRGGHASTSGDRKSKRKPKRKETYSVYIYKVLKQVHPDTGISSKAMSVMNSFVNDIFERLASEASRLAQYNQRSTITSREVQTAVRLLLPGELAKHAVSEGTKAVTKYTSSK from the exons ATGGCAGCTTGTGGTTGCTCTGTTAGAGCTTGCTTGGGGGAGGGGGCTGAGATGAGTGCAGAAGCTGGGAAGAAGCGTGGTGGTCATGCTTCCACTTCTGGAGACAGGAAGTCCAAGAGGAAGCCCAAGAGAAAGGAAACCTATTCAGTCTATATCTATAAAGTACTGAAGCAA GTGCACCCTGACACCGGCATCTCCTCCAAGGCCATGAGCGTCATGAACTCCTTTGTCAACGACATCTTCGAGCGGCTGGCTTCAGAGGCCTCCCGCCTGGCCCAGTACAACCAGCGCTCCACCATCACCAGCCGCGAGGTGCAGACGGCTGTgcggctcctgctgcctggcgAGCTGGCCAAGCACGCCGTCTCTGAGGGCACCAAGGCCGTCACCAAATACACCAGCAGCAAGTGA